One Leptolyngbya sp. 'hensonii' DNA window includes the following coding sequences:
- a CDS encoding septal ring lytic transglycosylase RlpA family protein, giving the protein MNQYILNSFTATLLVTALSAGSSSYADQANPVNQAIETETASAEASLQVDVQIEAPHLQSQQQTNSQKLVRQPANPEKTVSDLALTGSDASRLEPLKVGEYKTRTLETTESEAIAKVQSHPLSGRNAATLYIRNIPVITFLGSPKQPVETGVKLGETLDHSQWSNAKFQPVLGSVNQAGGLNSEDQYKNDPIWRATTIAATLNQLKREGVNAEAIKVKWDAARSNYVITVDGRYLVEINPNTILPDTTKDPLKDALQATNRLRRLIGNATPLKEVEGLPNRQIQAAFEPVVSVFQGWASWYGPGFHGNTSANGEVFNQYALTAASPNLPFGTRVRVTNLNNGRSVVVRINDRGPYAEGRIIDLSAGAAQVLGMMQSGVAPVRLDILGVRQTASTQN; this is encoded by the coding sequence ATGAACCAATACATTCTGAATAGTTTCACTGCTACGTTGCTGGTCACTGCACTGAGTGCAGGGTCTTCCAGCTATGCTGATCAGGCCAATCCAGTTAATCAGGCAATCGAAACCGAGACTGCTTCGGCGGAAGCTTCTCTCCAGGTTGACGTCCAGATTGAAGCACCGCATCTCCAAAGCCAACAACAGACCAATTCACAAAAACTAGTTCGACAACCCGCCAATCCAGAAAAAACAGTTTCAGATCTTGCTTTGACCGGTTCCGACGCGAGTCGGCTAGAGCCCTTAAAAGTTGGAGAATATAAAACTCGAACTTTAGAGACTACCGAATCAGAGGCCATTGCCAAAGTTCAGTCCCATCCTCTCTCTGGGCGAAATGCAGCAACCCTCTATATCCGAAATATCCCTGTGATTACTTTCCTGGGCTCCCCCAAGCAGCCTGTTGAGACTGGGGTGAAACTGGGCGAAACGCTTGACCATAGCCAGTGGTCTAATGCTAAATTTCAACCCGTTTTGGGTTCTGTCAATCAGGCCGGGGGGTTGAATTCCGAAGATCAGTACAAAAACGATCCCATTTGGCGGGCCACCACGATCGCTGCGACCCTGAACCAGCTCAAACGGGAAGGCGTCAATGCAGAAGCGATTAAAGTGAAGTGGGATGCTGCCCGCTCCAACTACGTCATTACTGTTGATGGCCGCTACCTGGTTGAAATCAATCCCAATACCATCCTGCCAGACACCACCAAAGATCCGCTGAAGGATGCCCTGCAGGCCACAAATCGTCTGCGCCGCCTGATTGGCAACGCTACCCCCTTGAAGGAAGTCGAGGGTCTTCCCAATCGTCAGATACAAGCGGCCTTTGAGCCCGTGGTTTCTGTGTTTCAAGGATGGGCTTCCTGGTACGGACCTGGTTTTCACGGTAACACCAGTGCCAATGGGGAAGTCTTCAATCAATATGCCCTCACGGCTGCCTCTCCCAACCTTCCCTTTGGGACTCGGGTGCGTGTGACTAATTTGAACAATGGCCGTTCTGTCGTGGTTCGGATTAACGATCGGGGTCCTTATGCTGAGGGTCGAATTATCGACCTCTCGGCGGGAGCCGCGCAGGTTCTTGGTATGATGCAGTCAGGCGTAGCCCCGGTCCGACTGGATATTCTGGGCGTTCGGCAAACTGCTTCCACGCAGAATTGA
- the purM gene encoding phosphoribosylformylglycinamidine cyclo-ligase produces the protein MDYREAGVDVEAGRAFVQQIRSLVESTRRPEVLGGLGGFSGLFQLPGGYQEPVLVSGTDGVGTKLKLAQTLDRHDTVGIDLVAMCVNDVLTCGAEPLFFLDYLATGHLNPAQLTQVVAGMTAGCHLAGCALLGGETAEMPGFYQVGEYDLAGFCVGIVEKRQILDGSQVEFGDVVIGLASQGVHSNGFSLVRRILQEAPSLTGKGFDLSNCPDILGGKSLGEVLLTPTSIYVKPVLQARQAGLVLHGMAHITGGGLPENLPRCLGPDQSIQIAPANWPIPPIFQWLAAAGQVNPRDMFNTFNMGIGFALLVPPQQAEQTQQWFVNQGIPAYPIGTVIPGRGELVGLP, from the coding sequence ATGGATTATCGAGAAGCAGGAGTCGATGTTGAGGCTGGGCGTGCTTTTGTCCAGCAAATCCGAAGTCTGGTGGAAAGCACTCGCCGTCCAGAAGTTCTGGGTGGATTAGGTGGCTTTAGTGGGTTATTTCAACTCCCAGGGGGTTATCAGGAACCGGTGCTGGTTTCTGGCACAGATGGTGTGGGCACAAAACTGAAGCTGGCTCAGACCCTCGATCGTCACGATACGGTTGGGATCGATCTGGTCGCTATGTGTGTGAACGATGTCCTAACCTGTGGGGCCGAACCCCTGTTTTTTCTGGATTATCTGGCTACCGGCCACTTGAATCCAGCGCAGTTGACCCAGGTGGTTGCCGGAATGACAGCCGGATGTCATTTGGCCGGATGTGCCCTCTTAGGGGGGGAAACCGCCGAGATGCCAGGATTCTACCAGGTGGGCGAATATGACCTGGCTGGTTTTTGCGTTGGCATTGTGGAGAAACGCCAGATTCTGGATGGGTCTCAGGTCGAGTTTGGGGACGTGGTCATTGGTCTGGCCAGCCAGGGGGTACACAGCAATGGCTTTAGTCTGGTCCGTCGGATTTTGCAGGAAGCTCCAAGCCTGACAGGCAAAGGATTTGACCTGAGCAACTGTCCAGATATCCTGGGAGGAAAGAGTCTGGGAGAGGTCTTACTCACGCCTACCTCTATCTATGTGAAGCCAGTTTTGCAAGCACGCCAAGCTGGACTGGTGCTCCATGGGATGGCTCATATTACAGGGGGGGGGTTGCCGGAAAATTTGCCCCGTTGCTTGGGGCCAGACCAATCGATTCAGATCGCCCCAGCCAATTGGCCAATCCCCCCCATTTTTCAATGGCTGGCTGCAGCCGGGCAGGTCAACCCCAGAGACATGTTTAACACCTTTAATATGGGGATTGGTTTTGCCTTACTGGTCCCTCCCCAGCAAGCAGAACAGACCCAACAGTGGTTTGTCAACCAGGGCATCCCGGCCTACCCGATCGGAACCGTCATCCCAGGTAGGGGGGAATTGGTGGGATTGCCGTAG
- a CDS encoding ABC transporter ATP-binding protein: MVSPLPAPAPIMEAIGLTRRFGGLVAVNEVSFQVNPHEIFGLIGPNGAGKTTLFNLITGLIQPSSGRLLYQGKMMTRLRPYQIASQGIARTFQNIRLFGDLSALENVMIAQQIHARSNVLQGVLGLPGARREERQIKQKSLSLLELVGLSDRQDEKARNFPYGDQRRLEIARALALEPQVLLLDEPAAGMNPNEKHQLSQFIRQLRDQFNLTVILIEHHVPLVMGLCDRIAVLDFGQLIALGQPEAVRTDPAVIDAYLGGE; encoded by the coding sequence ATGGTTTCTCCCCTGCCTGCCCCTGCTCCAATCATGGAAGCGATCGGGCTGACTCGTCGTTTTGGTGGACTGGTTGCCGTTAACGAAGTGTCTTTCCAGGTCAATCCCCACGAAATCTTTGGGTTGATCGGTCCCAACGGAGCCGGTAAAACCACCCTGTTCAACCTGATTACGGGCCTGATCCAGCCCAGTAGCGGGCGTTTGCTCTACCAGGGAAAAATGATGACCCGACTTCGGCCTTACCAGATTGCTTCCCAGGGAATTGCCCGCACGTTTCAGAACATTCGGCTGTTTGGGGATCTGTCGGCCCTAGAAAATGTCATGATTGCCCAGCAGATCCATGCTCGTAGTAATGTCCTGCAGGGGGTTTTGGGTTTGCCCGGAGCCAGACGGGAGGAACGCCAGATCAAACAGAAATCCCTGTCTCTGCTGGAGTTGGTGGGATTGAGCGATCGACAGGACGAAAAAGCCCGCAATTTCCCCTACGGGGATCAGCGGCGGCTGGAAATTGCCCGCGCCCTGGCCCTGGAACCGCAGGTTCTGTTGCTGGATGAGCCTGCTGCTGGCATGAACCCGAATGAAAAGCACCAGTTGAGCCAGTTCATTCGCCAGCTTCGGGATCAGTTCAACCTGACCGTGATCTTGATTGAACACCATGTACCCCTGGTGATGGGTCTGTGCGATCGGATCGCCGTTCTGGACTTCGGCCAACTGATTGCCCTGGGGCAACCTGAAGCCGTCCGCACCGACCCGGCTGTGATTGACGCCTACCTGGGGGGGGAATAA
- a CDS encoding branched-chain amino acid ABC transporter permease has protein sequence MDLSLILQQFLNGLSIGSVYAIFALGYTLVFSILGIINFAHGAVFTLGAYFTYALMGGRFNSGLLANFALPTIPFLPGTLRFTLALLLGSALAGLVGIAIERLAFRPLRRQRADPLLTVVSSLGVAVVLVNLIQALVGAEIYTFPSDTYGTLPPAINFGSLEKPIPIRTVQIVIFIVSVFFLVLLTYLINQTKFGKAMRAVAEDPITSGLLGINTDQYIVLTFFVSSFLAGLAGALVGSSISIAGPYFGIAFGLKGLAVIVLGGLGSIPGAVVGGLAIGLFEAFVPSEYSAFKDAVAFGLLFFILLVRPQGLLGRKLIQKV, from the coding sequence ATGGATCTGTCTCTGATTCTGCAACAGTTCTTAAATGGTCTTTCCATCGGCAGCGTGTATGCCATTTTTGCCCTTGGCTACACGCTGGTTTTTTCGATCCTGGGGATCATTAACTTCGCCCATGGTGCTGTGTTCACCCTGGGCGCTTATTTTACCTATGCCCTCATGGGCGGTCGATTCAATAGCGGGCTGCTGGCCAATTTTGCCCTGCCCACCATTCCATTTTTGCCCGGAACCCTGCGCTTTACCCTGGCCCTGCTTTTGGGAAGTGCCCTGGCTGGTCTGGTAGGGATTGCGATCGAGCGTCTGGCTTTCCGCCCCCTGCGCCGCCAGAGAGCCGACCCGCTCCTGACCGTTGTTTCCAGCCTGGGAGTCGCCGTTGTGCTGGTGAACCTGATCCAGGCCCTGGTCGGTGCCGAGATCTATACCTTTCCCTCGGATACCTATGGTACCCTTCCTCCTGCCATCAACTTTGGCAGCCTGGAGAAACCCATCCCCATTCGCACCGTTCAGATTGTCATCTTCATCGTCTCCGTCTTTTTTCTGGTTCTGCTTACCTACCTGATCAACCAGACAAAATTCGGCAAAGCCATGCGGGCTGTGGCAGAAGACCCCATCACTTCAGGTCTATTGGGCATCAACACCGATCAATACATTGTGTTGACTTTTTTCGTCAGCAGTTTCCTGGCTGGGCTGGCCGGGGCACTGGTGGGATCCAGCATCAGTATTGCGGGTCCCTATTTCGGTATTGCCTTTGGTTTAAAGGGACTTGCCGTTATTGTTCTGGGGGGCCTGGGCAGCATCCCGGGAGCTGTAGTCGGAGGGCTGGCGATCGGCCTGTTTGAAGCTTTTGTCCCCTCAGAATATTCCGCCTTCAAAGATGCTGTGGCCTTTGGTCTATTATTTTTCATTCTTCTGGTCCGCCCCCAGGGCCTGTTAGGCCGAAAATTGATCCAGAAAGTATGA
- a CDS encoding ABC transporter ATP-binding protein produces MGIEAAPAPLLELKGLSVNYGGIQALQDIHLTVNRGEVVTLVGANGAGKSTTLRAISRLIPLGKGEIYYTDRSIVRRRPDEVVGLGIAHCPEGRRVLAGLTILDNLELGAYVRSDTAGIKADLDRQFQLFPRLAERRLQLAGTLSGGEQQMLAIARALMSRPKLLLLDEPSLGLAPAIVREIFSIIQNLRQTGVTILLVEQNATLALQHADRGYVLEAGQITLSGNAATLVDDARVRQAYLG; encoded by the coding sequence ATGGGAATTGAAGCAGCACCAGCGCCTCTGCTGGAATTGAAGGGCTTGAGTGTTAACTATGGTGGCATTCAGGCTCTGCAGGATATTCATCTAACGGTTAACAGGGGCGAAGTTGTGACCCTGGTGGGGGCCAACGGAGCCGGAAAGAGCACCACCCTGCGGGCTATTTCCCGCCTGATTCCCCTGGGAAAGGGTGAGATCTACTATACCGATCGCAGCATTGTGCGCCGTCGGCCCGATGAAGTCGTCGGCCTGGGCATCGCCCATTGCCCCGAAGGACGGCGAGTGCTGGCGGGCCTGACGATTCTGGACAACCTGGAGTTAGGGGCTTATGTTAGATCGGATACCGCCGGGATCAAGGCAGACCTCGATCGCCAGTTCCAGCTCTTTCCCCGGTTAGCCGAGCGGCGACTGCAACTGGCCGGGACTCTGAGCGGTGGAGAGCAGCAGATGCTGGCGATTGCCCGCGCCCTGATGAGTCGGCCCAAACTCCTGCTGCTGGACGAGCCCAGCCTGGGTCTGGCTCCCGCGATCGTCCGGGAGATTTTCTCGATCATCCAGAACCTGCGCCAGACAGGGGTCACGATTCTACTGGTGGAACAGAATGCTACCCTGGCCCTGCAGCATGCCGATCGGGGCTATGTGCTGGAAGCTGGGCAGATTACCCTGAGCGGCAATGCGGCTACTCTGGTAGATGATGCACGGGTCAGGCAGGCTTACCTGGGATGA
- a CDS encoding branched-chain amino acid ABC transporter permease, translated as MTGFFTNYGFLIVSMLFGAMLALSLYLPLMAGQLSLASPGFYALGGYIAAILSTQVFPATGAIYPLHLLLLEMGIAGIISGGLGLLVGVLVLRLRGIYLAIATIAFVEILRVLSLNLEMQDPVRLLFFDFKISTGGAVGIFGIPQPFTTPIEYLWIAVPMLAISMALIYRLEKIRAGRALIAIREDELAADAMGINTTAYKVMAFTLGAVLAGMVGAVSAHFLNTWNARQGTFEASIDYLASVLIGGSRIYLGPVLGGMVFRALPEVLRITADIRLIVFGLLIVLGTLFFPQGLVTPGLLQRLQWRRK; from the coding sequence ATGACCGGATTCTTCACTAACTACGGTTTTCTGATCGTCTCCATGCTGTTTGGAGCCATGCTGGCTTTATCGCTGTATTTACCGCTGATGGCCGGTCAGCTTTCCCTGGCCAGTCCGGGTTTCTACGCTCTGGGGGGATATATCGCCGCCATTCTCTCCACCCAGGTCTTTCCCGCTACAGGGGCCATCTATCCCTTGCACCTACTGCTGCTGGAAATGGGGATTGCCGGGATCATCTCCGGGGGATTGGGCTTGCTGGTTGGGGTACTGGTACTCCGTCTGCGGGGCATTTATCTGGCGATCGCCACGATCGCCTTTGTCGAAATTCTGCGCGTCCTCTCCCTCAACCTGGAAATGCAAGATCCGGTGCGGCTATTGTTCTTTGATTTCAAGATTTCCACCGGTGGCGCAGTGGGTATTTTTGGGATCCCCCAACCCTTTACCACCCCGATCGAATACCTGTGGATTGCAGTTCCCATGCTGGCGATCAGCATGGCCCTGATTTATCGCCTGGAGAAGATTCGGGCAGGGCGGGCCTTAATTGCTATTCGGGAAGATGAACTGGCTGCTGATGCCATGGGTATTAATACCACCGCTTACAAAGTGATGGCCTTCACCCTGGGAGCGGTTTTAGCTGGCATGGTTGGGGCAGTTAGTGCCCACTTCCTCAATACCTGGAATGCCCGCCAGGGAACCTTTGAAGCCAGTATTGACTACCTGGCGTCAGTCCTGATTGGCGGCTCCCGGATTTATCTGGGGCCTGTACTGGGCGGTATGGTGTTTCGGGCCTTACCGGAAGTGCTGCGAATTACTGCTGACATTCGCCTGATCGTCTTCGGCTTGTTGATTGTCCTGGGTACGCTCTTTTTTCCCCAGGGATTGGTTACGCCTGGGTTACTACAACGATTACAGTGGCGTCGAAAATGA
- a CDS encoding DMT family transporter: MLGFFIVLLASFFFCFQNVIVRVLFTEHAFLGLFPLGGFVTPTLPHSFLLLAMRMLLVVPLMSILASRFYPPTWKELASLAQPPQRGILLQSIAGGGLMFLYLALLYLSVGMIPTGIAMTLFFTYPVFTALFSWGWFGDRPTRLQWGVMGIVLLGSALTMPHPSAVAPGYNWIGVTTGIASGVAYAFYTVVAQKSFTDLHPVPYTWVSFATTLVLSCLCLPFGQSQETLPWVALWIGGLCSAIVTFAGHVLTNIGIRLIGATTAAMIGTANPAFTVVLAWGAIQETLKGGQLMGVAIVTVGVVLLSRDRSLKKP, translated from the coding sequence GTGCTTGGCTTTTTTATTGTTCTATTGGCATCTTTCTTTTTCTGCTTCCAGAACGTGATTGTACGGGTGCTTTTTACCGAGCATGCCTTCCTGGGGCTGTTTCCCCTGGGTGGATTTGTCACTCCAACCTTGCCCCACTCCTTCCTGCTCCTGGCCATGCGGATGCTGCTGGTCGTTCCCTTGATGTCGATTCTGGCATCCAGGTTCTATCCTCCCACATGGAAAGAACTGGCTTCCTTAGCTCAGCCCCCACAACGGGGAATCCTGTTGCAGTCGATCGCCGGTGGCGGACTCATGTTTCTCTACCTGGCCCTGCTGTACCTATCCGTGGGAATGATTCCCACGGGGATCGCCATGACCCTGTTTTTCACCTATCCCGTATTTACAGCCCTCTTCTCCTGGGGCTGGTTTGGCGATCGGCCCACCCGCTTACAGTGGGGGGTGATGGGGATTGTGCTGCTGGGCAGTGCCCTGACGATGCCCCATCCCAGTGCCGTGGCTCCTGGGTATAACTGGATCGGGGTGACAACCGGAATCGCCTCTGGTGTCGCCTATGCCTTCTATACCGTGGTCGCTCAAAAAAGCTTCACAGACTTGCATCCCGTGCCTTACACCTGGGTAAGTTTTGCCACCACCCTGGTTCTCTCCTGCTTATGTCTGCCCTTTGGACAGAGTCAGGAAACCCTGCCCTGGGTTGCCCTCTGGATTGGGGGTCTCTGCTCCGCGATCGTCACCTTTGCCGGACATGTACTGACTAATATTGGCATTCGGTTGATTGGGGCTACGACTGCCGCCATGATTGGCACGGCTAATCCCGCGTTTACGGTGGTGTTGGCCTGGGGAGCAATTCAGGAGACTCTGAAGGGAGGCCAACTGATGGGCGTGGCGATCGTGACGGTCGGCGTCGTGCTCCTGAGCCGCGATCGCAGCCTGAAAAAGCCGTAA